One segment of Scomber scombrus chromosome 3, fScoSco1.1, whole genome shotgun sequence DNA contains the following:
- the cep15 gene encoding centrosomal protein 15 kDa, with protein sequence MAAAAPQHDFIDKHEEILGRRATLLEQMESHRDQLQVQRKQQLKEVEAAHHRNHTLLQDLHKIEERLRGKHLPHPNVLALETRYWASVEESVPAWEHFLLGKGPHPTDNPVQPPRRAKNQGLPPRMPPRPKPSPAR encoded by the exons atggctgctgctgctcctcaaCACGATTTCATAGACAAACATGAGGAAAT TTTAGGAAGGAGAGCAACGCTGCTGGAGCAGATGGAGAGTCACAGAGATCAGCTGCAGGTCCAGAGGAAGCAGCAGCTGAAGGAGGTTGAAGCGGCTCACCACAGGAACCACACACTGCTACAG GATTTACACAAGATAGAGGAACGTCTCAGAGGGAAACACCTGCCACATCCAAATGTCCTCGCTCTGGAG acAAGATATTGGGCGTCTGTGGAAGAGTCCGTCCCAGCCTGGGAGCACTTCCTCCTGGGTAAAGGTCCACACCCCACTGACAACCCAGTACAGCCACCCAGGAGAGCTAAGAACCAGGGCCTGCCCCCACGCATGCCCCCCCGCCCTAAACCCAGTCCTGCTAGATAG
- the fezf2 gene encoding fez family zinc finger protein 2, translated as MASSASLETVMSCGRTGPSAPPKTLAFSIDRIMSKSSEPKGSTEDRSEGKKLLGLCSPIPCMIPLQPFSYDLQAKALMNYSELWRASFRGSFCGSAAAPCKGNCGVCGKADPGLKQPLLTPGSRVVKPQVIHQTLAVPSSGSLYYLNYLDSAYQQSELLAGHWFSSPQAQASLSAHHRLLLLENAKLAGVGTDKLPTPQYPHKEHLPGQLDQIVKENNGLSSEKNGVKTHSKLSSAADGKPKNFTCEVCGKVFNAHYNLTRHMPVHTGARPFVCKVCGKGFRQASTLCRHKIIHTQEKPHKCNQCGKAFNRSSTLNTHVRIHAGYKPFVCEFCGKGFHQKGNYKNHKLTHSGEKQYKCSICNKAFHQIYNLTFHMHTHNDKKPFTCATCGKGFCRNFDLKKHIRKLHDNVYTAATEASRELQS; from the exons atggcaagTTCTGCCTCTCTGGAGACGGTGATGTCCTGCGGTAGGACCGGACCGTCCGCGCCTCCCAAGACTCTGGCCTTCTCCATAGACCGGATAATGTCTAAGAGCTCGGAGCCGAAGGGGAGCACGGAGGATCGGTCAGAGGGGAAGAAGCTGTTGGGACTGTGCTCCCCGATCCCCTGTATGATCCCACTGCAGCCCTTCAGTTACGACCTCCAAGCCAAGGCTCTGATGAACTACTCGGAGCTGTGGAGAGCCAGTTTCAGGGGGAGTTTCTGCGGATCCGCAGCTGCGCCGTGCAAAGGGAACTGCGGCGTGTGTGGCAAAGCGGACCCGGGACTGAAGCAGCCGCTGCTGACGCCGGGCAGCAGGGTGGTCAAACCGCAGGTGATCCACCAGACTTTAGCCGTGCCCAGCAGCGGCTCCCTCTACTATCTCAACTACCTGGACTCTGCGTACCAACAGTCGGAGCTGCTAGCCGGACACTGGTTCTCCAGCCCGCAGGCCCAGGCCTCTCTGTCGGCGCACCACAGACTCTTGTTGCTGGAGAACGCCAAGCTGGCCGGGGTGGGGACCGACAAGCTGCCCACACCTCAGTACCCACACAAAGAACATCTGCCGGGACAGCTGGACCAGATAGTGAAAGAGAACAACGGCCTGAGCTCAGAGAAGAACGGAGTCAAGACGCACAGTAAACTGAGCAGCGCTGCGGACGGAAAACCCAAAAACTTCACGTGTGAAGTGTGTGGAAAG GTTTTTAACGCCCATTACAATCTGACCAGACACATGCCGGTGCACACCGGGGCCCGGCCCTTCGTGTGTAAAGTGTGCGggaaaggtttccgtcaggCCAGCACGCTGTGCAGACACAAAATCATCCACACACAG GAAAAGCCTCATAAATGTAACCAGTGTGGTAAAGCGTTTAACAGAAGCTCCACGCTCAACACTCATGTACGGATCCACGCCGGATACAAACCTTTCGTGTGTGAGTTCTGCGGGAAAGGCTTCCATCAGAAAG GAAACTACAAGAACCACAAGCTGACGCACAGCGGGGAGAAGCAGTACAAGTGCTCTATCTGCAACAAGGCCTTCCACCAGATCTACAACTTGACCTtccacatgcacacgcacaacGACAAGAAGCCCTTCACCTGTGCCACGTGTGGGAAAGGCTTCTGCCGCAACTTCGACCTGAAGAAACACATCAGGAAGCTGCACGACAACGTCTACACGGCCGCCACAGAGGCCTccagagagctgcagagctga